The following coding sequences are from one Candidatus Bathyarchaeota archaeon window:
- a CDS encoding SdpI family protein, which yields MGRKEMQKITIFSWMIVLVQILIGIYFYPQMPEQMAIHWNISGVVDGYSSKIWGSFLLPLVSIALFLLFLGIPKIDPLKNIEKFGKYYWGLVVSLLAFLLYLDSLVISWNLGLVNFSMFQALAPPIGILFYYLGVVTENAKRNWFVGIRTPWTLSDENVWDKTHKLGGKLFKICGVLALFGIISEWFALFLILAPIILVIVYLTTYSYFEYKRQ from the coding sequence TTGGGAAGAAAAGAAATGCAAAAAATCACAATATTCTCTTGGATGATAGTCTTAGTTCAGATTTTGATTGGCATCTATTTCTACCCTCAGATGCCTGAACAAATGGCGATTCATTGGAATATTAGTGGAGTAGTTGATGGTTATTCCTCAAAGATTTGGGGGTCATTCTTGTTACCGTTAGTTTCAATTGCCCTTTTTTTATTATTTCTTGGGATTCCAAAAATTGACCCGCTTAAGAACATTGAAAAATTCGGAAAGTATTATTGGGGATTAGTTGTTTCGTTGCTTGCCTTTTTGCTATATTTAGATTCCTTAGTGATTTCTTGGAATTTAGGTTTGGTTAACTTTAGCATGTTTCAAGCATTGGCTCCACCAATTGGCATACTTTTCTACTATCTTGGTGTTGTAACAGAAAATGCGAAGAGAAACTGGTTTGTCGGAATTAGAACTCCGTGGACTTTAAGCGATGAAAATGTATGGGATAAGACTCATAAATTAGGCGGTAAACTGTTTAAAATCTGCGGAGTTTTAGCCTTGTTTGGAATCATTTCCGAATGGTTCGCTCTATTCCTGATTCTTGCACCTATAATTCTTGTGATTGTCTATCTGACCACATATTCATACTTTGAGTATAAGAGACAATAA